From Toxotes jaculatrix isolate fToxJac2 chromosome 7, fToxJac2.pri, whole genome shotgun sequence:
ACAAATTTGACGTTTCCCTGTCTCTGTCACGCTTCCTTATTGCTGGCGTTAGAGCGGCATTGTGGGTACTGTAGTTTCTAAAGTCATGTGACGCTGAACTTCTATCTACAAACTACAGATCTCAGTTGTGCAAAATAAACgtgtttttcttaaaacaacGCGCGTGTTTATTGTCAACGAGgacataaaaaacagaaaaaatgatttTCGTCCAAACAACACAGATTCTCTACTAATAGTTATACTATCAAAGTTACTCAATTGGCAGAAAAATGGAACTTTCAATAGATGGGAATACAAGTGGTGCATTACAAAGCTGGTATGAACAAATCTGAACATACTTCAAATGGTTATGAATACATCattgtcaaaacagtttttgaacacctttctttgcctcttgtgtgtatatttttatacacacatacatatttaatGTATATGCAATCATAATATATTAAAAGCataacaaaatggcaaaaaaaaaaaacaataaataaaatgttactgTGCAATGTCTCATTTCCAGCTGGATTATCTTTAAACTTGTAACAatcttaaaaaatgaaaaaaaaaaggtcaattTTATTAATAAcctttttatattaatattaatgttatTATAACACATTCTTAGAGCGAAACAACTGCCCCAGTCAACAGTCTGTGATCAGGATGATAACTGCTTTTTCAGCAGGACAGGGCAAAAAATGATTCAACAGCCTCCTCTGCAGCCCGTGCCAGTTTTATACCACCAATCTTATACTTTCTAACCTCTCATTCACCTGCTTTGGCCAGAGGCTGTTTGGAATTGGGTAAGTTTGCCTCTAGACACCGATCCAAAGACTCCTTTCTTCACATACTCCTAGTGCCTCCCCTTAACCTTCCACAACACTACACCCCACCTGATGGGTTCAATTTTTATTTGGGGTTGACACACATATGAATACTGAACTTAGATCTGTGCCTGCGGGCAACTTCAACATAGGAGCAGCTTGGTTCACTGTAAAATACTAAGGATTTCCTTGGCATTCTCTGTGTTCCAGCCTTGGCCCTGCAGAGGGCCCTCACAGGCAAGCACATATTTGTTGAGGATCTGAGTGCCAATGTCCCGAAACTGGAGGCGATCTTCTTTCCGATCCATAGTGTCAGCGCTGCAGTCCTCATACTTGACTGCCCAGAAACACATTTCCCCAATGTACATCATTGtcaacaggtgtgtgtctgagaagATGCCTGGCCGAAAATATAAGCAAGTAGTGAGTATGATCAAATGCAAAGCAGCAAAACAGGTTTTGCAATTCAAAGATAAGTGATGACATATTCACCTTCAGATAGGAAGCCTGCTGTAGCAGTGTCATGGAGCACCACTCCATCATTGAGCTTCACAGAGTttctcacctgcagcatccGCATCAGGTAGCGCACACCTTCCTGAATACACTGGATTAAAATATCGTCAGAGTCAGATGAAAATTAGGCCTAATATCAGTATACCAACAAAAACTTGGATACTAAACTACTGTTTTCACCAAAAAAGTAAATTTGTTTGGCAGAATCAGTCAAGCCCACATTCTATTTATAAATACAACTTACTGAATCTAGTTAGCTCTTTTCACAGTGTGGTACCTTAAGAAATGTATCCTTGTTCTTCTTGATCCACTGTTTTCGCTGATGAAGGGTGTGGCAGTACATGTACAGCAAAGCTCCACGTCTCCAATAGAGGCATTCTAAAAGTTCTAGGCCCAACACAGACTGTACCTACAATAGACCAAAGACATGAATTGTggtcacacactgacatggaATTGAatgtttctcagtgtgtcttATGAAACCACAAgccaaacagaaaattaaagtgAAACAGACATCTTACAGGAAAtacttaataataaaaaaaaaaaaaaaaaaaaaagaattatacAGGCAGGACCTGATACATTTTTAATGGGGTGAATAGTATTTACATCTTTTGTTTAcctttccacatttttttttaaatgagacaaTCACATTACCACACAAACTTGTTTTGAGACACATAAATGCATACCTCTTGTGCTGGTGCTAGCCTCCCCGCCAAAACTTCTGGCTCGGTCAGGTCTTGGAGCAGCTGCTGGATTTTAAATGGTGAACAGTCCTCAGGGAACTCCTGATCCACCAGTTTATTCTCTTCATAAAATGTGATGTCTAGGATCACCTAAATGATGAGAAACAAATATATACCCACACCCAAAAATGAATACAACATGCAAGAAAACtaagaaacattttcaaaacaacaaTGATCAGCTAAAAATGTCAGAGACAATTATCTTACCACTAAACTACTTCATTGCATTCTTCATTAATAAAGGTAGATCAAATCATGAATGAAACTAATAATGTGTCTTCCAGGAAGCGGTAGCCAGAGCTGTAGTCTCTTCTCCAAAACTCTTATTAAACCCCTTCACAAAAGCAAATTCGAGATCCAAGGGTCCTTACTAAAAAACCATATTGAACCTTTTCAGTCCAAGGGTTTAGACCACTACATATCACCAAGACCGTCTTAACCAAAGTGGATAACAATTTGTAACTAACTAACTCAGCAACTCTTTAGATTTGGTTAACAGCTTTTGACAATTAAGGAAGTTTGATGTAATAAAGTACCTGTGTGTAATCCTGAAGCAGCTTGGAAAGGTTGCTACTCTCCCCTCCTTGTCTGTAATAGCTTTTCAACTTGTCTAGTATGGCAGACGCATTCTGTAAATAGTCATCATCTATGGAAGAACGATATGTTAACATATTACCAATTACAGATCAAAACTCAGGAAAATGGTCTTCATCGTTACACATTTCAGGATACTGTTGTTGATTATTGGCGTTTTGTATTTACACACAGTGTAAAACAATTCGTTTGACGAAAAACAAAAGAGACGTTTTAACGTTACAAAGTCAAAGGCAGTGTGACTGCGACAATACAGTATACAATCATGGCAAGAAAAGTGGACTAACAATTTCAAACGTCATCTGAAGTTGACATGTTACGACAAATATAAAAGGTACAGcgtgaaatgaaaaaatgtcaaTGTTACTTGGACAATTCACTCTAAACTGTGGTTTATTAAGCACTACGCAGCATCATGTGTCACGGTCTGCTAAACGTTTGTCAACAGTAATGGATTTTAGCTAACATTAGCGAACTTGCGCTAGCCGTAAACTCGTACACCCGTATCTTCCAAAATAATCATCAGTCAGTGAGTGCACATTATTAAATCGTTACTGAGTTAGCAGTTTATAACGCGTTAGTTAACTGTTAGGGTACGTATCATTTGTCAACATGCAACATTTCATCAGACaacagctgttgttgtggttACAAGCTATGTTAGATAACGTTAGCTAGCCTGCTAGTTGGCTAATGAACTGAACAAGAATGTTAGCCACGCATACGAGCTTCCAAGAATGACCGCAAGACATAATAACAACGCCTTATCGTTACCTTGCTTTTCAGCTCTGAGGCTAGAACACTTGCTGTCTAACTCAAATATCCTTCTCTCCCACTCGAAACCTTGTCGCCTGTAGTCGTCGGCCATGACTAAAACTCTTCGTCACGTGAGCGCGGCATCACTCACGTGCTCGTAGATGTCATCTGTGTTTTCaatgcatcagtgtttgtgtgtgtgcacgcgcccGGGGAAGTTATGAAGCGTTCCGTTTAATCACCGCCATTTCTTACTGCGTTGCTTTCTTTCACCCTTAAGTTTAGGGAAAAAACGTTAAGATTAAAGAATTTTAATGTACGCTAGGTACTTAACAATAGCGTAGTGGTGCTGAAAGGGTTAAAGTTAAATTAGCTTGCCGAGGTTCTCTGCTTCCCCTTGTGCTAGTCCAGCCCATTGACTGTTTACGGTCCAGCCCATTGACACACCAGCCAATGTCATCGTGGCGCtgacttctctgtgtgtgagctaGCAGCGCTAGCGCCCACATTTTGCGACTGCTCAGCTTGCATCATCTGTCGTCCACCGGCTGGAGCCTTTCACTGTGCTCCTCGGCTCATCCCCCCGTGTGTAGCTCCAAAACATGGCGGCCCTCAAAGCTTTGTGCAGAGCGGAGAATTTATTCTTCAAAAACTTCTCAGGTCCCTGCAGAACCAAATTAAACCTCGCTAACCACCAATTGAGCAAGGTCGGTATTCGAACTGTACCGTTAATTTGTTGTAGAAATAAGTAGGTTGAAATGAGATTATTGCAAAAGACTGGGCAAACACTAAAAGGTCATAATATTATGAAGCTTTTATTCTCGTTGTAGCACAACATTTCAGAATAAAGTGAACTTAGATTATTTACCAATCTTCACGTGTTCTTTTTGTTATACGTAAGTTTACTTTTCGATTATATTGTGAACTGACCTCAAGCGGTTGGCAACTTAACCTCAAAATATTCGTATATATCCTCAATATAGTCGCCGACACATTAGGCTGCGATATTACAAACTAATAATTTAAAGTAATGCATAATGTGAATTCAAGCATTTGAGCTCACATGTCATTGCATCGATCTGTGACTTTAAACACACGATGAGTGTTAGTCAAACAAGCACCTTGACTTaaggtgtgtgtacaggtgaAATGATCACAAGTGCTTGCTTAATCCACCCCTACCAGCACAGCATTACAGTTATAGTTAGATCAGTTAAATCAGCATATCTGATATCTGAGATGATAAGTAATGATGGAAGTAAATTCAGGAAATTCTTGTGCCTCAAGGGAAGCTTACCACTGGTCTCTGAAATACAGTATGCTGTATGATGAATGAGCAAACAAACCGACAGTTTAATGTTGACAGTAATGGAAGAAAGAAATATTTATCAGTCATAGTGTTAAATTCTGATCAAGGCAGTAATAATGTGTGTTATGAATGCAAGAGAAAAAGGAACTCTCCCGTTAAACATCATACGAGTATTGTCAAAGCTGACCTCAGGGGTACTGCAGTGATAAGAAGCTGGTATAATAATTTAAACCTTTAGATCAATTGTAAACCGTCTGGACAACAGTAAGATGTGATGCCTTTCTCCTTGTCCATACAGAACAAATATTATGTTTCTTTTCATTAAGTAGTGTGCATGTTCATCACAGTGGTGTggatttcctcttcctccactgcTTGGCCTTAATAGTTCAGTATTTAAAAAGCAGCCAGAAATCACAAATATGCAATATCAGTGGTCACTGTTAGAAGTTTACAAAATCAACTGAGTCAGCACCAAAATACTAAAGAGTATAATGGCTATTGAGAAGTCTCTTATGGCTTCAAACCCTTGTGCCTCTGTCTGGGAAATATTGATGGTAACACGCAACAAAATGTTTCACATGATAGCTTTAAAAATGGTCTGAGCACCACAGGTACAATTTTCAACAAGCTCTGTTGACACAGAAGATTTTAATTCTGAGTCCCCTGCTTTCTGTGTTGGGCTGGGAGTCTTGGCTGTGGGCTGCCCTAAATCACCACTCCTTTTGTTGTAGGATTTGCTCTGCAGATTTGCTTATCTTTCCCTTCTTCAACTGAATAAACTTACTAGATCAACCATTTAAACCATTTCAACATATTAGCTGCCCTCAGGCATCTGGcaattaattttttcttttaactagCAACATTTTTACGCATTAAACTGATATGTTTTTATCCAAACTCACAgtgagtttcagtttttttaatgaaggTCTTAATAAGGaataaattaacacattttataAAGTGTCATGTACCCCTTGTTCTGCTTCCTACAGACCTGTGGGTGTTACTTTTCCACCTCCAGCCAGAGAAGTTCAAATTTCTACTCAGATCCTACAGAGGCAGTAAAAGATATCCCTGATGGAGCTACCATTCTGGTGGGAGGTAAGATATACTTAAACTGGTTTCAAGGTTGTACCAtggttatacacacacacacacatctcagtgACAGTGCTGGCAAATTAGTACCGTTTTTAACTGAATGCAGATTTTGTTAACTGATTAAAAGTGGCTGTTCAGCAATCTGCGTGGAATGACATTCTGTCTGGCATGCTGGTTGATTACCttccacacaaacagcacacgCAAATtccacagcttttatttatagTATATATTTATAGTCAAGTTCAGAGTGACATTGCTAAACATTTTTCCACTGTGTCACACTTCTGTCTGAGgggaaaaacaagcagaaaccAGGTTCATGCAGTGTAATATTAGATATGTTGACTTACACTCTATACAAAGGACTGGAATTACCTGAGGCTTGATTTGAGGTTTACCATGTTATTGGACTTTGGGTTTTCCTGTGTGATTTGGAATAGCTAGaacaacatttttgttttgtttgtaatgtaCTACATGAAAGTTCCACCTTAAGTTACTATAGAGTTTTGCACTGGTtgctttacttttttgtttgttatgcattactttatttttttgttttccaactCAGGCTTTGGATTATGTGGTATCCCAGAGAATCTTATCAACAGTTTACTGAAGACCGGTGTTAAGGGTCTCACTGCAGTCAGCAACAATGCAGggtaagtgtgtatgtgcatacatgcatgcCAAGCACACATAACATATGCAAGTGCCAAAACTTTTTCAAGATTGTCTTGATAGAGATTAGTTTGTTTAATTActtctttttatgtttatggTGATTTATATCTGAATCTGGAAATTCTGGCAGTAAATTATCATATATCACGTCGTGTGTCATTTCTATTTCACCAGAAGATGTGAATTAAAActgtttaatgaaaataaagttcAGTTCAAAATTCATAGGCAGGTGACAGTGTCGGTAACCCATCTTGAAGATTTAGCACTAGTTTTGGAGATTAGGTATTGGTGACACCGGTATCATTCCCTAAGAAAATTGATATGTCTAAAAAGAGTGATGTGAGAAAAGTTggattctgttttattttttcagttctacagaaaaaaaagtatgcaCTTTCCAAGGGGGCagtcacttccgcgttcaaaaagctacagttcctcggctgccgctgggggctggctccagaagtgagcaattctccattgacccccatgttaaaatagccaactttacagcctaaaaaacacatttacagcctggtacattttttgcttttggtctctattgatagtttacacctccgtgaacactgtgggggggggtatttttttgtaccacaaccgttttagtgttatttagacTTAAAATTCtcacataaattagggcgtggttacgtcgAGTGACatccccatagacaggcactggcagttagcgctttgctaaagcatcggctgggctaggcggctacatccagaggcctccggctacctccagcgtttgattgcagtgtccgtgtttgtttgccaatgttcggataggtttttgtgactgtatggcttgttgtagtggagactgtactaaccgaccgtcgaaggagtctgtgttgcagttttttcggtaagtaaatttctcactattttacctggatgtttgcactaattagcatgtattagcatattttgccgctagcttatgacttcattgccgatttatggtcgctgctgatacagatagaggaccggagcagctaatgttaggaacgctgttgcggtgtgttccgtgctctcagagtccgtttattgtgggaatactaggctacaattttatttcgtctcatttttctgtgtaaaaagttcgacattgcatggacagagcagctccgtcacagtaagcggctgctgttgtttgtgtgctgctgtaactgtaagcgGATAGTGGGTGAAGGCAACggcgaaagccggtaaatagtaaacattttaatatattattatcattattttgatggttatcattaataatgttttaatatacgTTATACGTATAACGTTTAATATATTTTagcaatatgaaataataatgattgtttcacagttaaataataggctagaaataaatccCCCCCACagctccaccaaaccctgcagctccacctaaaacctctctatctgaaacagtcatgtttaaaaacagcagcaacattatgatctctgttgtatgctgtgtgtcgcagTAGTACGGGGTttagctagtcgggtcggactcggggactgtcgtgtgttggatgtagctgcgtgtagctgccgcttagcttgttagcgtagctgattagctgattagctgattagccttaggctagctcggttgctccgatctaagtggccgggttctcggccggctgacccatagagtaaccacctctccgccaaatatggaaagtacactcccactaaaatccaagatggtgCAGCTCAAACGCCCATGGTTcagtcacaaaaccgactccccgaaaccaatgggtgacgtcacgggtgctacgtccatgtcttatacagtttATGGTACTTACCAGTTGAGCTCAGCCACTTTAGAGTTAGTCACATGCTTTAACCAAACTGCAGTCTCACTTGTAAACATCAAATTCCTGCTTGTTGCATTTGACAGATG
This genomic window contains:
- the c7h5orf51 gene encoding UPF0600 protein C5orf51 homolog, yielding MADDYRRQGFEWERRIFELDSKCSSLRAEKQDDDYLQNASAILDKLKSYYRQGGESSNLSKLLQDYTQVILDITFYEENKLVDQEFPEDCSPFKIQQLLQDLTEPEVLAGRLAPAQEVQSVLGLELLECLYWRRGALLYMYCHTLHQRKQWIKKNKDTFLKCIQEGVRYLMRMLQVRNSVKLNDGVVLHDTATAGFLSEGIFSDTHLLTMMYIGEMCFWAVKYEDCSADTMDRKEDRLQFRDIGTQILNKYVLACEGPLQGQGWNTENAKEILSILQ